A window of Streptomyces gilvosporeus contains these coding sequences:
- a CDS encoding DedA family protein has product MTTPLHLASQLAVNVLDARSLLAAFGVLGVGVVMFAETGLLVGFFLPGDSLLFTAGLLCTGTADRTVQLSLGPLLVAAAFGALAGAQCGYVLGRRAGGALLARSSSKRLHEGAQRAEELLERYGHAKAVVLARFVPVVRTVLNPMAGALGVPARTFTVWQVIGGLVWSVGLTLAGYALGSAIPNVDRYLLPLVAVIVVVSLIPLLNEVLRSRRAALTARTPGERG; this is encoded by the coding sequence ATGACCACACCGCTGCACCTCGCCTCACAACTGGCCGTCAATGTGCTGGACGCCCGGTCGCTGCTGGCCGCTTTCGGCGTACTGGGCGTCGGCGTGGTGATGTTCGCAGAGACCGGGCTGCTGGTCGGCTTCTTCCTCCCCGGTGACTCACTGCTGTTCACCGCGGGTCTGCTGTGTACGGGTACGGCCGACCGGACCGTGCAGCTCTCGCTGGGACCGCTGTTGGTCGCCGCGGCCTTCGGTGCGCTGGCCGGCGCGCAGTGCGGGTACGTGCTCGGCCGGAGAGCGGGCGGGGCGCTGCTCGCCCGCAGCAGCTCGAAGCGGCTGCACGAGGGAGCACAGCGGGCCGAGGAGCTGCTGGAGCGATACGGACACGCGAAGGCGGTCGTGCTGGCCCGCTTCGTTCCGGTGGTGCGGACGGTGCTCAATCCGATGGCGGGCGCCCTGGGCGTGCCGGCACGGACGTTCACCGTGTGGCAGGTGATCGGCGGCTTGGTGTGGAGCGTCGGCCTCACGCTGGCGGGGTACGCACTGGGGTCCGCGATCCCGAACGTCGACCGTTACCTGCTGCCGCTGGTCGCGGTGATCGTCGTCGTGTCACTGATCCCTCTGCTGAACGAGGTCCTCCGCTCCCGCCGGGCTGCCCTGACCGCGCGGACGCCGGGCGAGCGCGGATGA
- a CDS encoding NADPH:quinone oxidoreductase family protein, producing MEINEQQNAAEQTVRALVQRSHRGPKDLTLATDHRRPAPGPGEYLIRVGAAGVNFADVMQAHGTYGGGPQAPYVAGFEAAGEIVGVGADVEKPLPLGTHVVGAGPGAFAQYMTMPAAGVLPVPSGWNDAQALGLVLNWATALAALKPLGEIKTGEVVLVHAAAGGVGQAAVRLARHYGARVIATTSPEKHDTVKALGADEVLDSRRPDLAEEITRLTGGVDLVLESVGQATFEASLSVTKPFTGRIVVFGAASGDATVTTHDLVFTHQVQIKGLHIGALAVAAPSLYQSLLVEIEALIAHGVYPPGTPRVHPLAEGPAVLQQLEAGQTRGKLALDPWR from the coding sequence ATGGAGATCAACGAGCAGCAGAACGCCGCCGAGCAGACCGTTCGAGCACTGGTCCAGCGGTCGCACCGTGGGCCGAAGGACCTGACTCTTGCGACGGATCACCGCCGCCCTGCCCCGGGGCCCGGCGAGTACCTGATCCGCGTCGGCGCCGCCGGAGTCAACTTCGCCGATGTCATGCAGGCCCATGGCACCTACGGAGGAGGCCCGCAGGCACCCTACGTGGCGGGCTTTGAGGCGGCCGGTGAGATCGTGGGGGTCGGCGCGGACGTCGAGAAGCCGCTGCCGCTCGGCACCCATGTCGTCGGAGCCGGCCCGGGCGCCTTCGCGCAGTACATGACGATGCCGGCCGCGGGGGTACTTCCCGTGCCTTCCGGCTGGAACGATGCCCAGGCTCTCGGTCTGGTGCTGAACTGGGCCACCGCGTTGGCGGCACTGAAGCCGTTGGGCGAGATCAAGACGGGTGAGGTGGTGCTCGTTCATGCCGCGGCCGGCGGCGTGGGGCAGGCTGCCGTTCGCCTCGCCCGCCACTACGGTGCGCGGGTGATCGCGACGACCTCGCCGGAGAAGCACGACACCGTCAAAGCCCTCGGTGCCGACGAGGTGCTGGACAGCCGACGCCCCGATCTGGCTGAGGAGATCACCCGCCTGACCGGCGGTGTCGATCTGGTCCTGGAATCGGTGGGCCAGGCCACGTTCGAGGCCAGCCTGTCGGTTACCAAGCCCTTTACCGGACGCATCGTCGTGTTCGGAGCCGCTTCCGGTGACGCCACTGTGACCACGCACGACCTGGTCTTCACCCACCAGGTTCAGATCAAGGGTCTGCACATCGGTGCGCTGGCGGTCGCGGCCCCGTCCCTCTACCAGTCGTTGCTCGTCGAGATCGAGGCTCTCATCGCCCACGGCGTCTACCCGCCCGGCACCCCCCGCGTGCATCCCCTGGCCGAAGGACCGGCAGTGCTCCAGCAACTCGAAGCGGGCCAGACCCGGGGCAAGCTGGCCCTCGATCCCTGGCGCTAG
- a CDS encoding cold shock domain-containing protein — MRAIGIVREWHSEEGWGVIGSDTTPGGCWAHFGSVLMSGYRWLSSGQKVSFQFERGRQDGYDYRATAVWTDDDRPEAAFAEQASAAYGSTLRLEFDAPVSCCGTSGC, encoded by the coding sequence ATGAGGGCCATAGGCATTGTGCGGGAGTGGCACAGCGAGGAGGGCTGGGGAGTCATCGGCTCCGACACCACCCCAGGCGGCTGCTGGGCCCATTTCGGCAGCGTACTGATGAGTGGCTACCGCTGGCTCAGTTCGGGGCAGAAGGTCTCGTTCCAGTTCGAGCGCGGTCGGCAGGACGGATACGACTATCGAGCCACCGCCGTCTGGACCGACGACGACCGTCCCGAGGCGGCCTTCGCTGAGCAGGCATCAGCGGCCTACGGGAGCACCCTGCGCCTGGAGTTCGATGCACCGGTTAGCTGTTGCGGGACATCGGGTTGTTGA
- a CDS encoding MSMEG_1061 family FMN-dependent PPOX-type flavoprotein — protein sequence MTPPLASSAFDSLRLDAVRDHETLRRAYGLPSDAAMRKQMTELTEQTQRLIGCSSLVLIASANAEGHCDVSPRGGPAGFVAVLDARTVAIPDATGNKRLDTLQNVIATGRAGLLFVIPGRTTTLRVNGRACVSTRPELLSQLTAVGKPPASALVLGIEEVYPHCPKALLRGAAWNPEQWLSADAQPTSAEVTLAQLRKPELTIADIEQAEADTLKYRYE from the coding sequence ATGACGCCACCCCTTGCCAGCAGTGCATTCGACTCGCTCCGCCTCGACGCCGTACGCGACCACGAGACGCTGCGCCGGGCCTACGGACTCCCCAGCGACGCGGCCATGCGCAAGCAAATGACCGAACTCACCGAGCAGACCCAGCGGTTGATCGGCTGCTCCTCGCTGGTCCTGATTGCCAGCGCGAACGCCGAAGGTCACTGTGACGTCTCCCCGCGCGGCGGTCCCGCCGGGTTCGTCGCCGTCCTGGACGCACGGACGGTGGCGATACCGGACGCGACCGGCAACAAGCGCCTGGACACCCTGCAGAACGTCATCGCCACCGGACGGGCCGGGCTGCTGTTCGTCATACCGGGGCGCACCACGACGCTCAGGGTGAACGGCCGGGCCTGCGTCTCCACCCGCCCGGAGCTGCTGTCGCAGCTGACCGCCGTCGGCAAGCCGCCGGCCAGTGCGCTGGTGCTGGGGATCGAGGAGGTCTACCCGCACTGCCCCAAGGCGCTCCTGCGCGGCGCGGCCTGGAATCCGGAACAGTGGCTGTCGGCGGACGCCCAGCCGACCTCGGCCGAGGTGACGCTGGCCCAGCTGCGGAAGCCGGAGCTGACGATCGCTGACATCGAGCAGGCAGAGGCGGACACGCTCAAGTACAGGTACGAGTAA
- a CDS encoding VOC family protein, producing the protein MSRDDFPYPETGLLLTHFLTVADVARARAFYTDVLGGEVVLAENPCIVKLANGWIIMNPGGGPTPDKPDVTLRPPTDPNTVSSFLNIRVADIEECHRQWSAKGAEFLTPPLDRKAELRCYLRDPDGYLIEVGQATGMQQGVFADPPAGNH; encoded by the coding sequence ATGAGCCGTGATGATTTTCCCTACCCAGAGACCGGACTGCTCCTCACCCACTTCCTGACGGTGGCCGACGTCGCCCGAGCCCGCGCCTTCTACACCGACGTTCTGGGCGGTGAAGTGGTCCTCGCCGAGAACCCCTGCATCGTCAAGCTCGCCAACGGATGGATCATCATGAATCCCGGCGGTGGGCCGACCCCCGACAAGCCGGACGTCACCCTGCGCCCGCCCACGGACCCGAACACGGTCAGCAGCTTCCTCAACATCCGCGTCGCCGACATCGAGGAATGCCACCGACAGTGGAGCGCCAAGGGAGCCGAATTCCTCACCCCGCCCCTCGACCGCAAAGCCGAACTACGCTGCTATCTGCGAGACCCCGACGGCTACCTCATCGAAGTAGGACAAGCCACCGGCATGCAGCAGGGCGTCTTCGCCGACCCACCCGCCGGCAACCACTGA
- a CDS encoding glycosyltransferase, producing the protein MANPGLTLPRRTTADVLPAPRTVAMSSDRVAIVSASVGAGHDGAAAELERRLAADGLAVDRYDLLDLLPAGLGRAVRDGYHRMLVRAPWAYQRIYAGTERAGGGGPAARALLRAAEDRVLRALHPGTGAVVSTYPGASRVLGNLRLAGRLTAPVLTYLTDFSVHPLWVADGVDVHLAAHAVPAAQAREAGARDVRVCGPVADPRFRPCGTRQRDRARARFGLPYDARLALLVAGSWGVGPVRQVARELRDCGAVVPVVVCGRNEALARQLSADGIEHAYGWVDDMPGLMHAADVLVQNAGGLTSLEAFAAGLPVASYRCIPGHGLTNAAALDEAGVAAWIRDPADLEGVLYDLVDGPLGLRQRAAGLALFAQSSDEGPAAEIGRVHRSGPPPLAPQPVAPRRTRPRRLAVTGAVACAVWACAVGSGVATTYDAPDLRHAVGHGLAPDSLVPGHDRAAEGHHS; encoded by the coding sequence ATGGCCAATCCCGGACTCACGCTTCCGCGCCGCACCACTGCGGACGTTCTGCCGGCGCCCCGCACGGTCGCGATGTCTTCGGACCGGGTCGCGATCGTCTCGGCGAGCGTCGGTGCCGGCCACGACGGTGCGGCCGCCGAGCTGGAGCGCCGCTTGGCGGCGGACGGGCTGGCCGTCGACCGGTACGACCTGCTGGACCTGCTGCCCGCCGGACTCGGCCGGGCCGTCCGGGACGGCTACCACCGCATGCTCGTCCGGGCACCCTGGGCCTACCAGCGGATCTACGCCGGCACTGAGCGCGCCGGTGGCGGCGGCCCCGCGGCACGCGCCCTGCTCCGCGCCGCGGAGGACCGCGTGCTGCGCGCCCTGCACCCCGGCACCGGCGCGGTCGTCTCCACCTACCCGGGAGCCAGCCGGGTCCTGGGCAACCTGCGCCTCGCCGGACGCCTGACCGCCCCGGTCCTGACCTACCTGACCGATTTCTCCGTGCATCCGCTGTGGGTGGCCGACGGCGTGGACGTCCACCTCGCGGCCCACGCCGTGCCCGCCGCCCAGGCACGAGAGGCCGGAGCCCGGGACGTGCGGGTGTGCGGACCCGTGGCCGACCCCCGGTTCCGCCCCTGCGGCACACGGCAACGCGACCGCGCCCGGGCCAGGTTCGGGCTGCCGTACGACGCCCGGCTCGCCCTGCTCGTCGCCGGGTCCTGGGGTGTCGGGCCCGTCCGGCAGGTGGCGCGCGAGCTGCGCGACTGCGGAGCCGTCGTCCCGGTCGTCGTCTGCGGCCGCAACGAAGCACTGGCCCGGCAGCTGAGCGCGGACGGGATCGAGCATGCCTACGGCTGGGTCGACGACATGCCCGGCCTGATGCACGCGGCCGACGTCCTCGTCCAGAACGCGGGGGGACTGACCTCCCTGGAGGCGTTCGCCGCGGGCCTGCCCGTGGCCAGTTACCGCTGCATACCCGGACACGGCCTGACCAACGCCGCCGCCCTGGACGAGGCGGGCGTCGCCGCCTGGATCCGCGACCCGGCCGACCTCGAAGGCGTGCTGTACGACCTGGTCGACGGTCCGCTGGGACTGCGGCAGCGGGCGGCGGGGCTCGCCCTGTTCGCGCAGTCTTCGGACGAGGGCCCGGCGGCCGAAATAGGCCGCGTCCACCGCTCGGGTCCGCCGCCCCTGGCCCCGCAACCCGTCGCACCACGCCGCACCCGCCCGCGGCGGCTCGCGGTCACCGGCGCGGTGGCCTGCGCGGTGTGGGCCTGCGCCGTGGGGTCCGGGGTCGCGACGACGTACGACGCACCCGACCTGCGGCACGCCGTCGGCCACGGCCTCGCCCCGGACAGCCTCGTACCCGGCCACGACCGCGCTGCGGAAGGACACCACTCATGA
- a CDS encoding serine/threonine-protein kinase: MERIGSYAVVRELGAGGMGTVYLARSRGGRLLAVKVPRAELAADAAFRARFRVEVDAARAVGGIHTAQVVDADPEGDPPWLATVYVPGPTLAHLITAEGPMAEEELRQLGAALAEALQAVHGCEIVHRDLKPGNIIMAPDGPRVLDFGIARAVESTRLTMTGHAFGTPGYLAPEQAEGRDVTGAADVFALGAVLVAAAGGSAFGEGTPMMLMYRSVHAEADLSPVPEGIRGIVGACLEKDPAHRPTTEQLLDAFTGVVDASHPPTVVAPPATLVMPTADPDPAEEFTGEEAEYFQAQDTERALFIGDFGVDIRRAGRTDVSMDFEWSEIASIGHALDEDSLKCTLYIRTVDGVPWDFTLIAPDKVTHSTWARHLQYVLDRYCD; this comes from the coding sequence TTGGAACGGATCGGGTCGTACGCCGTGGTGCGGGAACTTGGTGCGGGCGGGATGGGCACCGTGTATCTGGCCCGGTCGCGCGGCGGGCGTCTGCTGGCGGTGAAGGTACCCAGAGCTGAGCTGGCCGCGGACGCGGCCTTCCGGGCCAGGTTCCGGGTTGAGGTGGACGCGGCGCGCGCGGTCGGCGGCATCCACACGGCGCAGGTGGTGGACGCCGATCCGGAGGGAGATCCGCCCTGGCTGGCCACGGTGTATGTGCCGGGCCCGACGCTCGCCCACTTGATCACCGCCGAAGGGCCCATGGCTGAGGAGGAGTTGAGGCAACTCGGCGCGGCGCTGGCGGAGGCGCTGCAGGCGGTGCATGGGTGCGAGATCGTGCACCGCGACCTGAAGCCGGGCAATATCATCATGGCCCCGGACGGTCCGCGGGTCCTGGACTTCGGCATCGCCCGGGCCGTCGAATCCACTCGGCTGACGATGACGGGCCATGCCTTCGGTACCCCGGGGTATCTCGCGCCCGAGCAGGCGGAGGGCCGGGATGTGACGGGCGCCGCCGATGTGTTCGCCCTCGGTGCCGTCCTTGTAGCGGCGGCGGGCGGCAGCGCCTTCGGCGAGGGCACACCGATGATGCTGATGTACCGCTCGGTGCATGCGGAGGCGGACCTCTCACCAGTCCCGGAGGGCATACGCGGGATCGTCGGAGCCTGCCTCGAGAAGGACCCGGCCCACCGGCCCACGACGGAGCAACTACTCGACGCCTTCACCGGGGTCGTAGACGCCTCGCACCCGCCCACCGTCGTAGCGCCACCTGCCACCCTCGTGATGCCGACGGCCGACCCCGACCCGGCCGAGGAGTTCACCGGCGAGGAAGCGGAGTACTTTCAAGCCCAGGACACCGAACGTGCCCTGTTCATCGGAGATTTCGGCGTCGATATCCGCCGCGCCGGCCGCACCGACGTGAGCATGGACTTCGAGTGGAGCGAGATCGCGAGCATCGGCCACGCTCTGGACGAAGACTCCCTGAAGTGCACGCTGTACATCCGGACCGTCGACGGCGTCCCGTGGGACTTCACCCTGATCGCGCCCGACAAGGTGACGCACAGCACATGGGCGAGACACCTGCAGTACGTCCTGGATCGCTACTGCGACTAA
- a CDS encoding SAM-dependent methyltransferase: MTDQRTETTESRPRAAATGTGGTGAAAAARAYYDSSDVDAFYDSIWGGEDIHIGIYAHEREQVRAASRRTIEHVVAKVAHLLGPGRRVLDLGSGYGGAARYLAEHFGCRVTALNISEQQNRRHRTTNAERGLDGLIEVVTGSFDDIPFPAEHFDVVWSQDALCHSGDPGRTLGEVARVLGPEGEFVFTDIMAADDTPAEAIRPLLTRLAAPSLTTPGHYQKLLPQVGLAKVEFEELSQQLRNHYTRLTEEARRYHAEPDGAISPSYLARVRENLPLWQRACRDGLLVWGIYHCRR; encoded by the coding sequence ATGACCGATCAGCGTACGGAGACGACGGAGAGCAGACCGAGAGCAGCGGCAACGGGGACAGGAGGGACAGGGGCCGCGGCAGCCGCGCGTGCGTACTACGACAGCAGCGACGTGGATGCCTTCTACGACAGCATCTGGGGCGGCGAGGACATCCACATTGGTATCTACGCACACGAACGCGAGCAAGTCCGGGCGGCTTCGCGCCGCACCATAGAACACGTCGTGGCCAAGGTCGCCCATCTGCTGGGCCCGGGGCGCAGGGTCCTCGACCTGGGTTCCGGCTACGGTGGCGCGGCTCGCTACCTGGCCGAGCACTTCGGCTGCCGGGTGACCGCGCTCAACATCAGTGAACAGCAGAACCGGCGCCACCGCACGACCAACGCCGAGCGCGGCCTGGACGGGCTGATCGAGGTCGTCACCGGGTCCTTCGACGACATCCCCTTCCCCGCCGAGCACTTCGACGTCGTCTGGTCCCAGGACGCCCTGTGCCACAGCGGCGACCCGGGCAGAACGCTGGGCGAGGTGGCTCGGGTGCTCGGGCCGGAGGGCGAGTTCGTCTTCACCGACATCATGGCGGCCGACGACACGCCCGCCGAGGCCATCCGGCCGCTGCTGACGCGGCTGGCCGCGCCATCACTGACCACGCCAGGCCACTACCAAAAGCTGCTGCCCCAAGTCGGCCTGGCCAAGGTGGAGTTCGAGGAACTGAGCCAGCAGCTGCGCAACCACTACACCCGGCTGACCGAGGAGGCGCGGCGATACCACGCCGAGCCGGACGGGGCGATCAGCCCCAGCTATCTGGCCCGGGTGCGCGAGAACCTCCCGCTGTGGCAGCGGGCCTGCCGCGACGGCCTGCTGGTGTGGGGGATCTACCACTGCCGCCGGTGA
- a CDS encoding MerR family transcriptional regulator — MKISEASRISGVSARSLRHYEDEGLIVPGRFSNGFRDYCQSTIDRVLVIRSLLESGLPVRLIREVLPGLTDGSDAGTEVVCAEFLHEVQGYRDRLAARIAVLSDQQAALDAYLREARRTDL, encoded by the coding sequence ATGAAGATCAGCGAGGCTTCCAGAATCAGCGGTGTGAGTGCGCGGTCGTTGCGGCACTACGAGGACGAGGGCTTGATCGTCCCTGGGCGTTTCAGCAATGGGTTCCGTGACTACTGCCAGTCCACGATCGATCGGGTGCTTGTCATCCGGTCGCTGCTGGAGTCCGGGTTGCCCGTGAGGTTGATCAGGGAAGTCCTGCCCGGCCTCACTGACGGATCCGATGCCGGCACCGAGGTGGTGTGTGCGGAGTTCCTGCACGAGGTGCAGGGCTATCGCGATCGGCTCGCTGCTCGCATTGCCGTTCTCAGCGATCAGCAGGCGGCACTCGACGCCTACCTGAGAGAGGCCCGCCGTACTGATCTCTGA
- a CDS encoding DUF1003 domain-containing protein: MDGAASGEGGQGHPRRPGGLTLRLRHEQDVLARMRGTEDRIADAITAFAGTMLFVYLHAAWFTVWIVCNEGVFGQQAVWDPFPFGLLTMIVSLEAIFLSTFVMLSQNRQAARENVRADLDFETNVRSEVWSIHMGRALGVDPAEVERKVQEALAENRSRMTGSGQASR, from the coding sequence GTGGACGGTGCGGCGAGTGGCGAGGGCGGTCAGGGGCATCCGAGGCGTCCGGGCGGCCTGACTCTGCGGCTGCGGCACGAGCAGGACGTGCTCGCACGGATGCGCGGGACCGAGGACCGGATCGCGGACGCGATCACCGCCTTCGCCGGCACCATGCTGTTCGTCTACCTCCACGCGGCGTGGTTCACGGTCTGGATCGTCTGCAACGAAGGCGTGTTCGGTCAGCAGGCCGTCTGGGATCCCTTCCCCTTCGGGCTGCTCACGATGATCGTCAGCCTGGAAGCGATCTTCCTGTCCACCTTCGTGATGCTGAGCCAGAACCGCCAGGCCGCTCGCGAGAACGTCCGCGCCGACCTCGACTTCGAGACCAATGTGCGCTCCGAGGTGTGGTCGATCCACATGGGCCGCGCCCTGGGTGTCGACCCGGCGGAGGTCGAGCGCAAGGTACAGGAAGCCCTCGCGGAGAACCGCTCCCGGATGACCGGGTCCGGCCAGGCCTCCCGGTAG
- a CDS encoding polysaccharide deacetylase family protein, with protein MTTPRPLRATALAATALAALHSAPVISTFGPLRNRIMPRLSGRGRPDHVALTFDDGPDPLSTPFFLRLLERRGVRATFFLLGSEAHRSPGLVREIAAAGHEIGIHGWLHRPLLLRGPRATYDDFARARDTVAAITGGRPTLFRPPYGVMSTTAHVAARRLGCTPVLWTCWGEDWTARATPGSVHRTVVSDLDGGGTVLLHDSDCTSAPGAWRSALGALPRILDTCERRGYEVGRLCDHGWPGSSEGPDVHPAGGSAPDH; from the coding sequence ATGACAACGCCCCGTCCGCTGCGGGCGACCGCCCTGGCCGCCACCGCACTCGCGGCCCTCCACTCGGCTCCCGTCATCTCCACCTTCGGCCCGCTGCGCAACCGCATCATGCCCCGCCTCTCCGGCCGCGGCCGACCGGACCACGTCGCCCTCACCTTCGACGACGGACCCGACCCCCTGTCCACGCCCTTCTTCCTGCGCCTGCTCGAACGGCGCGGCGTGCGCGCCACCTTCTTCCTGCTCGGCAGCGAGGCTCACCGCTCCCCCGGCCTGGTGCGCGAGATCGCCGCCGCGGGCCACGAGATCGGCATCCACGGCTGGCTGCACCGGCCCCTGCTGCTACGGGGCCCGCGCGCGACCTACGACGACTTCGCCCGCGCCCGCGACACGGTCGCCGCGATCACCGGCGGCCGGCCCACGCTCTTCCGCCCTCCCTACGGCGTCATGTCCACCACCGCCCATGTGGCGGCCCGGCGCCTGGGATGCACCCCGGTGCTGTGGACCTGCTGGGGCGAGGACTGGACGGCTCGGGCCACACCGGGGTCGGTCCACCGCACGGTGGTCTCCGACCTGGACGGCGGTGGCACCGTCCTGCTTCACGACTCGGACTGCACCTCCGCCCCCGGCGCCTGGCGTTCGGCCCTGGGCGCCCTCCCCCGCATACTCGACACATGCGAGCGGCGGGGTTACGAGGTCGGCCGACTGTGTGACCACGGGTGGCCCGGCAGCTCCGAGGGCCCTGACGTTCACCCTGCCGGTGGCAGTGCCCCAGACCACTGA
- a CDS encoding YunG family protein has product MTPLLLTDIEQAVRSSWSAETCTPGFRSRWTKDNPARDQCGVTAMVLNDLLGGELIRGEVHVNGEFVDYHWWNRLGMGIEIDLTREQFRPDEIVAGGIVIPRPPVTEWRRLREEYELLRDLVLEKLNRQQAEASTTEAHQPS; this is encoded by the coding sequence ATGACACCATTGCTTCTCACCGACATCGAGCAAGCCGTTCGCAGCAGTTGGAGTGCCGAGACGTGCACGCCTGGATTTCGATCGCGATGGACGAAGGACAATCCGGCCCGGGACCAGTGCGGCGTGACCGCCATGGTGCTCAATGACCTGCTGGGAGGGGAATTGATCCGGGGCGAGGTCCATGTCAACGGAGAGTTCGTGGACTACCACTGGTGGAACCGCCTGGGCATGGGTATCGAGATCGACCTCACCCGCGAGCAGTTCAGGCCCGACGAGATCGTCGCGGGCGGCATCGTGATCCCCCGTCCGCCCGTGACCGAGTGGCGCAGGCTCCGTGAGGAGTACGAACTTCTCCGCGACCTCGTCTTGGAGAAGCTCAATCGGCAGCAGGCGGAAGCCTCTACGACTGAGGCTCATCAGCCGTCCTGA